In the Choloepus didactylus isolate mChoDid1 chromosome 5, mChoDid1.pri, whole genome shotgun sequence genome, one interval contains:
- the TEX47 gene encoding testis-expressed protein 47: MSFTGHPRTISKRAFPLESPLMPQIPRNNYLHFKEEKQRLQLKKFLLHRMFLVAMIPANTEKKDVTEYYEKVFQLILKHHLEESVTGLLVIYPTSILHVLESSSGTLFQILTDYVNRQKSEREFFIQGMKIIVVSHNIPTRLFMQWHVSVIKVPVMYLDDVTQSQSLEELISEFLIQTHKLASYLFKTVKVGTKGPGDNLHQIAPELLLPEQVIKCLCKSEEFLDPETFLKMYNKPIHVTMDSEVVWPAPSRF; encoded by the coding sequence ATGTCCTTCACAGGCCATCCCCGAACGATCAGTAAACGGGCTTTTCCATTGGAATCACCTCTAATGCCACAAATTCCACGCAACAATTACTTGCACTTTAAGGAGGAGAAGCAAAGACTACAGCTCAAGAAATTCCTCCTTCATAGGATGTTTCTCGTGGCCATGATACCagcaaacacagaaaaaaaagatgtcaCTGAATACTATGAGAAAGTGTTTCAGTTAATTTTGAAGCATCACCTGGAAGAATCAGTGACAGGATTGTTGGTCATATATCCCACTTCCATTCTGCATGTCCTCGAGTCCTCCAGTGGTACTCTTTTCCAAATTCTCACAGATTATGTTAACCgtcaaaagagtgaaagagaatTTTTTATCCAAGGAATGAAAATCATAGTTGTGTCCCATAACATCCCAACAAGACTCTTCATGCAATGGCATGTTTCAGTAATAAAAGTTCCAGTTATGTATCTTGATGATGTGACACAGTCACAGTCCCTAGAAGAGCTCATCTCAGAATTCCTCATTCAGACTCATAAACTGGCATCGTACCTTTTCAAGACTGTTAAAGTGGGGACTAAAGGGCCAGGTGATAACTTGCACCAAATTGCACCTGAACTACTACTTCCAGAACAAGTAATAAAGTGCTTGTGCAAATCTGAAGAATTCCTGGACCCAGAAACATTCCTAAAAATGTACAATAAACCCATACATGTCACTATGGATTCTGAGGTGGTATGGCCAGCTCCTTCTCGTTTCTAG